The genomic DNA GACATGTCTGCCCAAGTACCTCAGGGGCAGCAGAGACACCACTGACTAAACACACGTTTCCGTCCAGGTCTGTCATTCTCAGCCctgtttctctctgtccttgGGGACAGAAGACTTTGCTCACTCTCCTGTTGCCCAATTTCAGCCCTAACTTTCCATCTACCAGCCACTGTAACATTCCTTTACTTGTTTtggcccagcagcactggggaggctgcagcagtgcaggagtagcctgagagtgcttgaagggtggTTTTAGAGGTGGTGGAGGTTTTCTGCATTGTGGGAAAGagtttgagaaagaaataatggcccaaagtgcagctggggaggtccaggctggacatgagcagaaaggaatgtgatggaagggcagtgctgtggtggagcaggtcaccagagggagtctgcatcagcacaaggctttgtgcttcaaggaacagctggggaggatggagagatctcagcaaaggaaggaagatgctcagacaagagcaaggtggggtagcaggggggatgtctccagcctgcagggacagaggtgcaggggatgccacagcacaggacagactgTCATGGAGATGATCAAGGgatgtaaagaggctgaaagccccaccagacctgagctccttctccccatggctatggctgttgtctgcacctctgatgcctgtgaggagacaccttgtccttccagcacaggggcttcatggcctccttgtccccagccaggaacctgggaggtgtgggaccatagtcctgcccttgtccttgcacagccccacatcacactgtcccaggaagggccctgggcaacgtgggagggacaggaccTGACTTCCCATGGTACAAGGTTAGGGCTTGGCTTTTGGTTAAAGAAACACAACCAGGTTTCCTCAGCATCAGAGATatctttactttgcttttcctgacctccagttttcttctctaaccaaaCCTGGATATTGTTTCTCAGTAGGTTCCCTCAGTGGGATCCATTAACagtacaagaaactttggagtttgaatctgaaACTGACTTCTAGAGAAGTTTCTTCAacttcctccagggtctgaggttCATGggctcagcaccaaacccaccagaggggtcattaaagcgccttgtgctgctcctgtgctgctgagctgggctgggctcctgggacacagggagctcatggcagcggcagcgctgcagagagacagctctgcccaggagcagctcctctgcacacgcagcagggatgagggctctgcctggggatctcaggagacgagcaaggcagagagagattaaaggtggtcaggattgggaggatgactgagagctcactggaggagaagcctttgcagccctcgccatggtaagtctctgggtgcagggcagtgcagctgtagctcctgaaggcatctcctgaaactggcacaggcacagcttgtgggatctgtaaggacggggctcttgtcaggccatgttgaacagctgtgaagccgggtgagcacccaggggtgcccagggctgtcctgcagagcagggtccctgcaccccagggctgtgccggggcaggGACGCTGCCACCTGCCACAGTCACCGCTCAGCCTGCCCAGGAAGATCCCCacggtgctgtggggagaagctgtggggggaaggaacAACCTCTTGTTGAAAAGGGTCCTGCTATGGAGAGGGTGTTGCCTGTATCAGGGCTGCTCGCAGCTCCAGATCACTTTAGGACATGCACAGGAGGCTTTTTAGAAGCACAACAAGGCAGGGGCTCTGTGAAAGGGAAGGATCCTATTCTATCAGTCTCATACTCTGGATTGTCTATGTGGCCAAAGGGACACAGAAACTAATGTCTCAGTTCAGGAGGAGGCACTGAAATTCCTAATATGTTACTCTTTAGAGGTGAATAAACTTGTGAGTATCAGAAATGGTCAGACCCTGGCTTACAGACAGCATCAGGATCACTTTTCCAGGCTCATTATTGTTAGTCTTATGTTCCCACCAGAGCCGcccacacagagctgcccctgggcagtgtcagctgcagggcagagctgagcacacagcgggtgggatgagatctgtgacactgacaggaggagccctggggacacagacacagctgcaggcagggacagctccaggcagcagaacaGGGGGTGCTCAGCAGCTCTtttggtccttctctgcagatggTGCTGGGTGTTGTCTGCTGGGCAATGATCTGACTGTCCCTTGAGCACATCCCATCTTCAGCagccctgactctgctctgcctgtcctgctgggctcacaAGCTGCCCCAGaaaggcccagctctgctgtagGATCCCAGCGgtgctgagcctttccttggggtccGCACTCTCCTCTCAGAGTCCTTTGCTTCTCTCGGTGAGGGGTCGcgtcctgctctctccatcacatctccacCTCTGGGCTGGGGCAGATCAGAGTTTGAAGATCTGTCCTTTCAAACAGGgctcccctgctccagtgtgagtccagttttgggttttctttataAGAGATTTGTTTATGAAGCTGTTTTCAAGGCAGCACAAGTGAAAGCACAGGGCAAATGGGTAAAAGCTGCTCTTCTaactctgcactgagccacagAGGGATGAGCCCTTTTACTGTCCCATCTCAAGACTCTTCACATTTTCAGTCATAGAAATGATGAATTCAACCCCTACAGAAATCCACTCATGAGATGTGATgatggaaaattaaaaacactgaCAAAATCATTATAATGACATGCTATAGTCTCTACTCTGCAACCCACGCTATAAAGAATCATGAGTGAAGATATTGAACTTTTCAATCAATGATGCATAAAATCTGACATTGTTTGTGAACGTCAAATCTCTCATAAaccagctcccatgtccccactgcagcagagcagagctggctgcttgGCCACTGATGGGCAGAGGtcctgctgctcacagcacacTCAACCAGCACAGACCAGAGAAAGGAAGTACATTTCAGTTGGAGTTATTAATATGAATAATAGAGTGGCTTCCTCAGAGGAGCGTGTCCTGATTTTAGgttctcatttcctttttagAAGAGAGCCCCGATGTCAAGAAGGaacaaatgtccaacagcagctccatcgcccagttcctcctcctgtcattcacagacacacgggagcttcagctcttgcacttctggctcttcctgggcatctacctggctgccctcctgggcaacggcctcatcatcaccaccatagcctgggaccagcacctccatacccccatgtacttcttcctgctcaatcTTGCCCTCCTCGACATGGGCACCATCTCCACCAttctccccaagtccatggccaattctctctgggattccagggccagctcatacttgggatgtgcgacacagctctttttgtttctcttcttgataACAGCAGAGTATCTCCTGACTATCATGTCCTAcaaccgctacgttgccatctgcaaacccctgcactatgagaccttcctgggcagcagagcttgtgtccacatggcagcagctgcctgggccactgggtttctccatgctctgctgcacacggccaatacattttcactgcccctgtgcaagggcaatgccctgggccagttcttctgtgaaatgccccagatcctcaagctctcctgcacacactcctacctcagggaacttgggttGCTTGTGGTTGGTGTATTAGTAGCATTTGTGTGTtctgtgttcattgtggtgtcctatgtgcagatcttgagggccgtgctgaggatcccctctgagcagggtcg from Columba livia isolate bColLiv1 breed racing homer chromosome 14, bColLiv1.pat.W.v2, whole genome shotgun sequence includes the following:
- the LOC135575434 gene encoding olfactory receptor 14J1-like; the encoded protein is MYFFLLNLALLDMGTISTILPKSMANSLWDSRASSYLGCATQLFLFLFLITAEYLLTIMSYNRYVAICKPLHYETFLGSRACVHMAAAAWATGFLHALLHTANTFSLPLCKGNALGQFFCEMPQILKLSCTHSYLRELGLLVVGVLVAFVCSVFIVVSYVQILRAVLRIPSEQGRHKAFSTRLPHLAVVSLFLSTGVFSHLKPPSISSPRQDLVVSVLYSVVPPAVNPLIYSMRNQELKDALWKLISYNFLKD